ATGGATCAGACTGCTCCCAAAAGAGGGTTTATCAAAACAGAAAATGTAACCAGGCCGCATTACAAAATCAACGATACCATCAGGGTAATTGATTACGGAGCCGACAGTGAGATCGGGTCTGCAGGTGCCGTGTGGTCGTCTGCGGATGATATGAGTAAATGGGTGATTTGCATGCTGGACAGCAGTAAGTTTAACGGAGGCCGACTTCTAAAGCCTGAAACCTGGGCAGAAATATTTAAGCCGCACACGATGTTCCCGGCCGACGAATACCCTACCATGCAAATCCTGCAACCTAACTGGCGCACCTACGGACTCGGGTGGTACCAGCACGACTACAAGGGGAAAAAAGTTAATTTTCACACCGGAAGCCTTTCAGGATTGACCGCCATCACCGCACAGTTGCCGGAAGAAAAACTGGGTATTTTCGTGTTTGGGAATTATGACCATGCAGAGGTAAGGCATGTACTGGTTTATAAAGCTTTTGACTGGTTTGCACTCGGAGGCGCACGGGACTGGAATTCGGAGTTCAGGACACTGTATTCCGGTCTGGCAGAAAAGAACAGAGAAAACGTTGCGGATTTTGAGAAGAAGAGAGTTTTGAATACCAAGTCCTCACTGGCTTTGCAGGAATATGCCGGGAAGTATGTCAGTCCGCTCTATGGCGAAGCGGAAATTATCGTAATGGACAATTTGCTGTCCGTTAATGTAAACCATGTTTTGTATGCCAAATTAGCCCACTGGCATTATGATACTTTCCGGGGCCCGTATCAAAAGGCATGGTATGGCAAGGCCACCGCAAGATTTAATCTGAATGTTGGGGGGGAGGTGGATGTGCTGTGGTTTGATGGAATGGAATTCAGAAAAGCTAAAAATTAACGGATATAGATGTCCTGATGAGCAGAACTTCTATGGTGTTGTTGAATTTTTTTGAATCAAATGATATAATTAATCAGAGATAAAACAATAAATTTGACAGCTTAGATACTTTATTTGCAAAAGGACAAGGGTTTTGCCGTTTTCCTGAAAGCTACCTAACTATTAAGTGAGTCAGATTTCTTCGATGAGTGCCTTAGCCGTTAAAAACCTGCCGGATGATGAGGAGATATTGCTGTGGCATGAGCTGTTGACAGGTAATGTCACTTCGTTTGAACAGCTTATCGGGCGTACCTATGATCTGTTGTTTCAATATGGCAGCAAATTCAGCCGTGACAGGGAGTTGATCAAGGATTCCATCCAGGATGTGTTTCTGGAAGTTTGGGAAAAAAGGAGTACCCTCAACGGGAATATTCCTCCCAAAGCTTATCTGCTGGCATCCCTTCGCCGCAGGTTACACAGGCTCGGCCAACGTAACCGAATGGTCCCGGTGGAAGATTTCAGCCAGCTTCCTTCCGGCTTTGACATCGAATTCAGTGCGGAGTATCTTTTTATCCGGCTGGAAGAAGACAAACAGACCGCAAGCCGCATCACATGCCTGCTGAATGAATTACCCAAAAGACAAAAAGAGGCGGTCTATCTTAAATTCTTCCATGACCTCGACCGCGACGAAATAGCTACCATCATGGATATCCATCCGCAGTCGGTATCCAACCTATTGCAAACTGCTTTTAAATGGATGAAAAACCAGTGGAAGGTATTGATATCCATTGTGTTACTGGTTAGCCTCTTTCAGTAGTCCGCATTGCTCTCCATAAAATTTAAAAAAAAGATAAAAAAATACAGTATCGGATAAAGGTACGTGTCTAATGGTATTTGAATGATAACATTTTGACATGGATCGTTACCATAATTTTACCGCTGAGGAGTTTCTCTGGGATGAATCTTTCCGTAACTGGGTTTTGAGGCCCACGAGGGAAGATGACGCCAGATGGCGAAACTGGATCGCGGAAAATCCTGATAAGGAGTCTGTCATTCTTCGCGCGAAGGGCCTTGTCCTGGGCATATCTCCTGGCGTCGTTGCGCTGCCCGATGCAGAGAAACAAAATGCGATCAGGAAGATATTGAGTCAGTTAAGTGAGCCTTCTGAGGAGGCAGAACAGATAGATGTCCTCCGTTTTTATCAAAAAAACTGGTTCCGTTTAGCGGCTGCTATTCTGTTGGTTATTGGACTGGCATGGGGCATGTGGGGACGGCATACAGATAAATCCAGGGTTAATTATGAGCAACTGGTGGCTACTTCTGCTGACGTGCTGACCGAAAAAGTGAACCATACGGACAAGCCCTTCCTGGTTACACTGCAGGATGGGAGTACTGTATTGCTGAACCCCCAAAGCAAAATCAGCTATCCTGCAAAATTCGGGTCCGACAAACGTGAGGTGTACCTCTCAGGCGAGGCTTTTTTTGATATAGCCAAAGATCCTTCCAAACCATTTTTTGTGTATGCCAATGAAGTGGTTACCAAAGTATTGGGCACAAGCTTTTTTGTGCGGTCCTATACCAATGAAAAGGAGGTATCGGTTTCAGTGAAAACCGGTCGAGTGGCGGTTTTTGCCAGAACGGATCCGGGCATTGAAAACAAACAGAATTCCAAGGAACTGACAGGCGTGGTGATTGAACCAAACCAGCAGATTGTTTTCGTGCGCGAAACGGTAAAAATCACCAAGAGCCTTATTTCCAAACCCGAGCTTGTGGCAGAAAAAGACAATCATTACAATTTTGACTTTGACGAAACCCCTGTTTCTGCGGTTTTCTCGGTTCTTCAGAATGCATACGGTATTGAAATTATATACGACAAAAATATCATGAGCGAGTGCCCTATCACAGCCACGCTCACCGAATTGTCATTATTTGAAAAACTTGATCTGATCTGTAAGGCCGTCGGAGCGGAGTATGAACTGATCGACGGGCGGATCATTATTGAAGGTAAAGGTTGTAAAATGCAATAAAGAAAAAGCCGGCAATGCTCCAACATTACCGGCCTCAGAGTGCCCCGAAGGTTTTGCCGACCATAACATCTCATTTTGTGGGATGCGGGGAAGTTAGTGCCAATAATCACAATTAACAAAAACTGTTCAAAACTATGAAAATACCGTTACAGTTCAATCGTCAACTGTTAATTCTTATGCGGATAGGTCTGGCTCAACTTGTTTTATCAGTGTGGTTTATGGGTACGGCCACCGCCGTTGATGTCCGTGCCCAGGAATTATTAAACAAGAAAATAAGTGTACAGGCCCAGAATCAGGATGTGAAAGCAGTACTTCACCTGATTGAAAAACAGGTGGGCGTCCGGTTTATTTTCAGTTCCAAGCTGATCCAGTCCAACCGGAAAATTACCATTCTTAAATCCAATCAGGAGTTATCAAAAGTATTGGAGGACTTTCTGGTGCCACTTGGTCTGATGTATGAGGTTTCAGGAAAAAACATCGTGATCAAACCTTCGGCCCAAATTCCCGAAACTCAGCCCGGCACTTCCCTTAAAACAACCCTCTGGCAGGCAGCAGAGATTGTGATCAAGGGAAAAGTAACCGATGCAGATACCAAGGAAGCATTGCCGGGAGTCAATATTCTGGTAAAAGGTACCCAGACCGGTACCTCAACCGACGCC
This portion of the Dyadobacter sp. CECT 9275 genome encodes:
- a CDS encoding serine hydrolase; protein product: MKYLLLAMLIGITCTSHAQKKITAKQIQEFDSYVEMVRKQWDVPGLSITVVKDNQVIFKKGYGVRELGKPERVDTQTLFACASTTKAMTVALMGMLVDEGKIRWDDPVYKYLPELQFYDPYVTRNVRIRDLLTHNTGVGSTDFFTGAMHIPVNEMFKRMVLVKPSYPLRGGFVYQNIMYSAAGRIIERLTGKLWSEVIQERIFTPLGMDQTAPKRGFIKTENVTRPHYKINDTIRVIDYGADSEIGSAGAVWSSADDMSKWVICMLDSSKFNGGRLLKPETWAEIFKPHTMFPADEYPTMQILQPNWRTYGLGWYQHDYKGKKVNFHTGSLSGLTAITAQLPEEKLGIFVFGNYDHAEVRHVLVYKAFDWFALGGARDWNSEFRTLYSGLAEKNRENVADFEKKRVLNTKSSLALQEYAGKYVSPLYGEAEIIVMDNLLSVNVNHVLYAKLAHWHYDTFRGPYQKAWYGKATARFNLNVGGEVDVLWFDGMEFRKAKN
- a CDS encoding RNA polymerase sigma factor; translation: MSALAVKNLPDDEEILLWHELLTGNVTSFEQLIGRTYDLLFQYGSKFSRDRELIKDSIQDVFLEVWEKRSTLNGNIPPKAYLLASLRRRLHRLGQRNRMVPVEDFSQLPSGFDIEFSAEYLFIRLEEDKQTASRITCLLNELPKRQKEAVYLKFFHDLDRDEIATIMDIHPQSVSNLLQTAFKWMKNQWKVLISIVLLVSLFQ
- a CDS encoding FecR family protein, which encodes MDRYHNFTAEEFLWDESFRNWVLRPTREDDARWRNWIAENPDKESVILRAKGLVLGISPGVVALPDAEKQNAIRKILSQLSEPSEEAEQIDVLRFYQKNWFRLAAAILLVIGLAWGMWGRHTDKSRVNYEQLVATSADVLTEKVNHTDKPFLVTLQDGSTVLLNPQSKISYPAKFGSDKREVYLSGEAFFDIAKDPSKPFFVYANEVVTKVLGTSFFVRSYTNEKEVSVSVKTGRVAVFARTDPGIENKQNSKELTGVVIEPNQQIVFVRETVKITKSLISKPELVAEKDNHYNFDFDETPVSAVFSVLQNAYGIEIIYDKNIMSECPITATLTELSLFEKLDLICKAVGAEYELIDGRIIIEGKGCKMQ